The following coding sequences lie in one Arachis ipaensis cultivar K30076 chromosome B05, Araip1.1, whole genome shotgun sequence genomic window:
- the LOC107640843 gene encoding probable folate-biopterin transporter 8, chloroplastic → MIYSAISSLSPPFMAFMPKLNKLQRKTSLRTPYSRRIVCFQSQNQNQNQNPNAIDKPMLLVKKKKKRKTVENEKENGNGNGNGGPSAPSSEVGRRGMLLLCGVGYWVQGFRCFPWLALNFHMANSLNLNPSTLQLVQYSANLPMLAKPLYGIISDAIYIGGAHRIPYVSLGVLLQVVSWGLLASGPAAREVLLNLIACALLSNLGASITEVAKDALVAEYGMKQKICGLQSYAFMALAGGGIVGNLIGGFFLQKMPPRIMFIIFSSLLSLQLAISLSTREESLGIELSDQNLTMKCIAEDIRKQAYDLIMAISDVSILHPLIWIVGSIAMVPMLSGSIFCYQTQCLKLDPMIIGLSRVTGQMMLLSATVLYNRKWKKVAMRKLIGLVQILYASSLLLDLILVKQINVKLGISNEAFTFCFSGLAEILAQFKLLPFSVLFATLCPKGCEGSLTSFLASALCLSSIVSGFLGIGLASLLGITSGDFSGLTTGILLQFVAALVPLRWIHCIPMSQPVVKKQRRGMSRKARRNRRVGKVVLSS, encoded by the exons ATGATTTACTCTGCAATTTCCTCTCTAAGCCCACCATTTATGGCGTTTATGCCAAAGTTGAATAAACTGCAGCGAAAAACTTCTTTACGGACGCCATACTCAAGACGAATCGTTTGCTTCCAaagccaaaaccaaaaccaaaaccaaaaccccAATGCAATTGATAAACCTAtgttattggtgaagaagaagaagaagcggaaGACAGTGGAGAATGAGAAAGAAAATGGTAATGGTAATGGTAATGGTGGTCCTTCTGCTCCTTCTTCGGAAGTTGGAAGGAGAGGAATGTTGTTATTGTGTGGTGTTGGTTATTGGGTTCAAGGTTTCAGGTGCTTTCCATGGCTTGCTCTTAATTTCCACATGGCTAACAGCCTCAACTTGAATCCCTCAACGTTGCAACTTGTCCAGTATTCTGCTAATCTCCCAATGCTCGCTAAGCCCCTTTATGGAATCATTTCTGATGCTATCTACATTGGTGGCGCTCACAGGATTCCCTATGTTTCTCTTGGAG TACTTTTGCAGGTCGTCTCTTGGGGTCTTCTGGCATCAGGCCCTGCAGCACGGGAAGTGCTTCTAAACTTGATTGCATGCGCGCTTCTCAGTAATTTAGGTGCATCCATTACAGAAGTAGCAAAGGATGCACTTGTGGCAGAATACGGAATGAAGCAAAAAATATGCGGCCTACAGTCATATGCATTCATGGCCTTAGCTGGAGGTGGAATTGTAGGCAACTTGATTGGTGGTTTCTTCTTACAGAAGATGCCTCCCAGAATTATGTTTATCATATTTTCTTCTCTATTGTCATTACAACTAGCAATTTCTTTATCCACAAGAGAGGAGTCTCTAGGCATAGAACTTTCAGATCAAAATCTTACTATGAAGTGCATTGCAGAGGATATAAGAAAACAAGCATATGATCTCATCATGGCTATTAGTGACGTAAGCATCTTGCATCCACTTATATGGATTGTTGGATCAATTGCCATGGTACCTATGCTTTCAGGCTCTATCTTTTGCTATCAAACACAGTGTTTAAAACTTGATCCTATGATAATTGGGCTATCAAGAGTGACTGGCCAGATGATGCTTCTTTCAGCTACTGTGCTCTATAACCGTAAATGGAAGAAAGTAGCAATGAGAAAACTGATAGGCTTGGTGCAGATTCTATATGCTTCATCTCTACTTCTTGATCTCATTTTAGTGAAGCAGATAAATGTAAAATTGGGAATTTCCAATGAGGCGTTCACTTTTTGTTTCTCCGGTTTGGCCGAAATTTTGGCACAGTTTAAGCTCCTTCCATTTTCAGTGTTATTTGCAACTTTATGTCCCAAGGGTTGTGAAGGATCTCTCACCTCTTTCCTTGCATCAGCTTTGTGTCTATCATCAATAGTTAGTGGGTTCTTGGGTATTGGGTTGGCATCTCTTCTTGGCATTACGTCGGGTGATTTCTCAGGCTTGACCACTGGAATTCTTTTACAGTTTGTCGCAGCTTTAGTACCTTTAAGATGGATTCACTGTATACCTATGTCACAGCCTGTTGTCAAGAAGCAAAGGAGAGGTATGAGCCGAAAAGCTCGGAGAAACAGAAGAGTTGGAAAGGTTGTTCTCAGTTCT
- the LOC107640842 gene encoding uncharacterized protein LOC107640842, with the protein MEEPLVRGVASISILEVKASREEDMRLKGKEASERTLMTIFSVAKEEDIRVVATTCGKNPNAGQGQHQGRVFAVNTKDTSKVDPLMRGICFIGDKIIIALYDTGASHSFVSFAKVEELSLKVSGLPFDLHVHTLHQTVITRSGCRQVEFKLEGRDFVHDLICLPMVGLEMIFGFDWLSKNRVLLDCFGRTIQFMPKGENGVVIVEGYYMNSVMVHCSREECQGYILLTTNASDDVQHLDQIPVVREFSEVFPEDILEFPPQREIEFAIELVPGAGPMSISPYRVASIELAKLKTQFKEFLNKRFIRLSIRVNEDDIPKTVTCGKFPIKNL; encoded by the exons ATGGAGGAACCTCTAGTAAGGGGCGTGGCAAGTATTTCCATCTTAGAGGTCAAAGCTTCaagagaggaggatatgcgcCTCAAGGGCAAGGAGGCTTCAGAAAGAACACTCATGACCATTTTTAGCGTGGCAAAGGAAGAAGATATCAGAGTGGTTGCTACAACATGTGGAAAGAACCCAAATGCGGGTCAAGGTCAACACCAGGGGCGAGTCTTTGCTGTGAATACCAAGGATACTTCCAAGGTGGATCCTTTGATGAGAGGTATATGTTTTATtggtgataaaataataattgcattatatgatactggGGCTTCGCATTCATTTGTTTCGTTTGCTAAAGTTGAGGAATTAAGCTTGAAAGTGTCAGGGTTACCATTTGATTTGCATGTACATACTCTGCATCAGACGGTTATAACTAGGTCAGGTTGTAGGCAAGTAGAATTTAAGCTTGAAGGTAGAGactttgtgcatgatttgatttgtttacCAATGGTTGGGTTGGAGATGATTTTTGGATTTGATTGGTTATCGAAGAACCGGGTTTTGTTGGATTGTTTTGGACGGACAATTCAGTTTATGCCGAAAGGAGAAAATGGAGTAGTGATAGTTGAAGGTTACTACATGAACTCGGTAATGGTGCACTGTAGTAGGGAAGAGTGTCAGGGTTACATCTTGTTAACTACTAATGCTTCGGACGATGTCCAGCACTTAGATCAGATTCCAGTGGTTAGAGAGTTTTCAGAAGTGTTTCCGGAGGATATTCTTGAATTCCCACCTCAAAGGGAGATTGAATTTGCGATTGAATTGGTGCCGGGAGCCGGACCAATGTCAATTTCACCTTATAGGGTGGCTTCGATAGAGCTGGCCAAGTTAAAGACTCAGTTTAAAGAGTTTCTaaacaagaggttcattcgactgagt ataagggtaAATGAGGATGACATCCCTAAGACTGTAACGTGTGGAAAAtttccgattaagaatttataa